TGGAAGCCCTTGCCCCACGCGCCAACTCGCGACTGGCGGCCGCACTTGTCAGGGCATCGCTGGATGAGGATCTGCGCCGGCGGATGACGGCTTGACCATCCGCATCGGGACCTCCGGATGGTCCTACGACCACTGGATTGACGTGCTATACCCGCCGCGGACGCCGTCCGCGCGTCGGCTGGACCGCTATACCGAAGTATTCGACACCGTCGAGTTGAATGCCAGTTTCTATCGCTGGCCCAAGGACTCGACGTTTGCCGGATGGCGAAACCGACTCCCGACGGGGTTCACCATGTCGGTCAAGGCGCACCGCGGACTGACGCACTATCGGCGGTTGTCTTCCCCCGAACCGTGGATCGAGCGATTCGAACGATGCTGGCAGCTGTTGGGCGAGCGACGTGGCGTACTGCTGGTGCAGGTCCATCCCGAACTACAGCGCGACGACGCCACGCTGACCCGCCTCGAAGCGTTCCTCGAACAGATGCCGAAGCAGATCCGGGTGGCCCTGGAATTGCGGCACCCGTCCTGGGACGAGCCTGTCGTCTACCAGACATTGGAACGCCACCACGCCGCATACGTGGTGATGAGCGGCGCCGGGCTGGCATGCATACCCCGAGCCACCGCCGACTTTGTGTACGTCCGGATGCACGGACCCGACTCCGACGCGATTTACGCCGGCTCCTATTCGGCCGACCAATTGCGGGTCTGGGCCGACCGCCTCGCCGAATGGGATCGCCAGGGCAGGGACGTGTGGATGTACTTCAACAACGACCTCGGCGGTCACGCGGTCCGCAATGCGTTGCTGCTGCGTGACCTGGTCGGTTAACCCGCCACGAGTAGGCTGGGAACGCGACACGAACGGAGCATCGATAATGGCCAGTTCGACCACTTTCGTCATCGTCGGCGGCGGCCTTGCTGGAGCGAAGGCCGTAGAAGCCCTGCGGGACAGCGACTTTGACGGTCAGATCATTCTCTTTGCCGAGGAGTCGCGGCTGCCCTACGAACGCCCGCCGCTGTCCAAGGAGTACCTGGCCGGCAAGAAGACACTTTCCGACTTCACAGTGCACAACTCCGACTGGTACGTGGACCGCCATGTCGACCTGCGACTCGGATCGCCGATATCCCGCGTGGATCCCGGCGGCCACACCGTGGCGGTCGGCGACGGCACCACCGTGCACTACGACAAGCTTCTACTGGCTACCGGGTCGGCGTCGCGGCGGCCCCCGATCCCCGGGGCTCGGGCTGACGGTGTCTACTACCTGCGCAGCTACGAGGACGCCGAGCTGTTGGATGCCGTTCTCACCGAAGGATCTTCGCTGGCGGTGATCGGCGCCGGGTGGATCGGGCTCGAAGTCACCGCGGCCGCCCGGCAGCGTGGCGTT
This Mycobacterium simiae DNA region includes the following protein-coding sequences:
- a CDS encoding DUF72 domain-containing protein; amino-acid sequence: MTIRIGTSGWSYDHWIDVLYPPRTPSARRLDRYTEVFDTVELNASFYRWPKDSTFAGWRNRLPTGFTMSVKAHRGLTHYRRLSSPEPWIERFERCWQLLGERRGVLLVQVHPELQRDDATLTRLEAFLEQMPKQIRVALELRHPSWDEPVVYQTLERHHAAYVVMSGAGLACIPRATADFVYVRMHGPDSDAIYAGSYSADQLRVWADRLAEWDRQGRDVWMYFNNDLGGHAVRNALLLRDLVG